A section of the Hirschia baltica ATCC 49814 genome encodes:
- the pspC gene encoding envelope stress response membrane protein PspC → MDEYSNYKNPKRFYRPTNDRMIGGVCAGIAERMGWDPLLVRIAAVVSMITGVFSGVVFAGYLITWAVTPKRRTMHNMTKDEESFWQGVSDRPKVTLSNIRYKFMDLEDRMQGVEKAVTSDEWRLRRQFRDLEKS, encoded by the coding sequence ATGGACGAGTATTCAAACTATAAAAATCCTAAGAGATTTTACCGCCCGACAAATGACCGCATGATTGGTGGTGTTTGTGCCGGTATCGCCGAGCGCATGGGATGGGACCCGTTATTGGTTCGTATCGCAGCCGTTGTATCTATGATTACAGGTGTATTTTCCGGTGTTGTTTTTGCCGGATATCTCATCACATGGGCTGTCACACCCAAGCGTCGCACAATGCACAATATGACAAAGGACGAAGAGTCTTTTTGGCAGGGCGTATCTGACCGCCCGAAAGTTACACTGTCTAACATCAGATACAAATTCATGGACCTAGAAGACCGGATGCAGGGTGTAGAAAAAGCCGTCACATCAGATGAATGGCGCCTACGCAGACAATTTCGTGATCTAGAAAAAAGTTAG
- a CDS encoding response regulator, whose protein sequence is MRRTAPKTPAILLIDDHAVFAKIFSAYLLRTHFNSYFVENATSLHIATQHLKNQSYDLIVLDNRIPPHLNYIESVNILIKANWTGPILLMSGEEIKLDEESSGDKHISCFLLKDDLNENTLNQAINQCLNKHTSQSIQDS, encoded by the coding sequence ATGAGACGAACCGCCCCCAAAACACCTGCTATCTTGCTTATCGATGATCATGCTGTATTTGCAAAAATATTCTCGGCATATCTTCTACGTACACACTTCAATAGCTATTTTGTGGAGAATGCAACCTCATTGCACATTGCTACTCAGCACTTAAAAAATCAATCGTATGATCTGATTGTCCTAGACAACCGAATTCCACCGCATCTCAATTACATTGAATCAGTTAATATTCTAATTAAAGCAAATTGGACTGGCCCTATTTTGCTTATGAGTGGAGAAGAGATCAAACTTGATGAAGAATCATCTGGAGATAAACACATTTCGTGTTTCTTATTGAAAGATGACCTGAATGAGAACACGCTCAATCAGGCCATAAATCAATGCTTAAACAAGCACACTTCGCAGTCCATTCAGGACAGTTAA
- a CDS encoding DUF2312 domain-containing protein produces MDEEDNVVGAMGSMDPTTRDKLRQTIEKVERLEIEKKEIAEQIKEVFAEAKAFGFDPKAMKEVIKHRKQDPDKREEEELVLGTYLAALGEI; encoded by the coding sequence ATGGACGAAGAAGACAACGTTGTTGGCGCAATGGGCTCTATGGACCCTACGACGCGGGACAAACTACGCCAGACAATCGAAAAAGTTGAACGACTTGAAATCGAAAAAAAAGAAATCGCGGAACAAATCAAAGAAGTTTTTGCTGAAGCAAAGGCCTTTGGATTTGACCCCAAAGCGATGAAAGAAGTCATCAAACACCGCAAACAAGATCCCGATAAACGTGAAGAGGAAGAATTGGTCCTCGGCACATATCTGGCAGCCCTTGGCGAAATCTAA
- a CDS encoding lytic murein transglycosylase codes for MPHVIKWLSTTGIMLVALSACAADQLPRPETYPGVPTPQAPSPEPTPTPTPTPTAPTDVEVPLFVPSGVVEFDAWRVRFAQEAANSGRDVEIVHSVLQSVVPLELVKAAAIGDDQAEFVKPIWDYVASATHPNRVSFGKEKLAETVGLFDTIEVQYTPPREILAAVWGMETSYGRILGSSDAVRQLATLAYTGRRTAFGEAQLISVFKLLEQGIVSREQLKQASWAGAFGQTQFMPSTFLAHGRDGDGDGKKDVWNSRSDALASAANYLEASGWKRGEPWALEVSLPDNPNYALADGTKRKVQIWQALGFKIEGGRTASPNLEAELFIPAGSYGPAFLLFDNFYVIKTYNNADSYALSIGLLADKLAGRPDLVKAWPTHITMLTKSQVEELQAALNSMGYDAGPVDGLAGRGTRAALQRFQKDRNLLADGFPTMEMLASVKAAAAG; via the coding sequence ATGCCACATGTGATAAAATGGCTAAGTACAACGGGTATAATGCTTGTTGCACTAAGTGCGTGTGCAGCTGATCAATTGCCGCGCCCAGAAACCTATCCGGGTGTGCCAACACCACAGGCACCAAGCCCTGAACCGACCCCAACACCCACTCCGACACCAACAGCTCCAACCGATGTGGAGGTGCCATTATTTGTGCCTTCGGGTGTTGTTGAGTTTGATGCGTGGCGCGTGAGGTTTGCTCAAGAAGCAGCAAATTCTGGTCGTGATGTAGAAATTGTTCACAGCGTTTTGCAAAGTGTCGTGCCGTTAGAATTGGTGAAAGCTGCGGCAATTGGTGATGATCAAGCCGAGTTTGTTAAACCGATATGGGATTATGTCGCATCCGCGACGCACCCAAATCGTGTGTCTTTTGGTAAAGAAAAGCTGGCAGAGACTGTTGGTCTTTTCGACACTATTGAGGTTCAATATACACCGCCACGCGAGATACTTGCCGCAGTTTGGGGTATGGAAACCAGCTATGGGCGTATATTGGGAAGTAGTGATGCCGTACGTCAATTGGCGACGCTTGCCTACACAGGGCGACGTACAGCCTTTGGAGAGGCGCAGTTAATTTCAGTCTTTAAGCTTCTCGAGCAAGGCATTGTTTCAAGAGAGCAATTAAAGCAAGCAAGCTGGGCAGGGGCCTTTGGTCAAACCCAATTTATGCCGTCCACTTTCTTGGCGCATGGGCGCGATGGGGATGGAGACGGGAAGAAGGACGTTTGGAACTCGCGTTCAGATGCGCTTGCCTCGGCAGCCAATTATTTGGAAGCGTCTGGTTGGAAACGTGGTGAGCCTTGGGCGTTGGAGGTGTCTTTACCGGATAACCCAAATTATGCGCTGGCTGATGGTACAAAGCGTAAAGTTCAGATCTGGCAGGCGCTTGGCTTTAAGATTGAAGGTGGGCGCACAGCAAGCCCAAACCTTGAAGCGGAATTATTTATTCCAGCTGGATCATATGGCCCAGCGTTTTTGTTGTTTGATAATTTCTATGTCATCAAGACGTATAACAATGCCGATAGTTATGCCCTATCTATAGGCTTATTGGCGGATAAATTGGCAGGACGACCTGATCTGGTGAAAGCTTGGCCAACGCATATTACGATGCTGACAAAGTCTCAGGTGGAAGAATTGCAAGCTGCCCTTAATTCAATGGGATATGATGCAGGCCCAGTGGATGGATTGGCGGGACGTGGCACGCGTGCAGCTTTGCAGAGATTCCAGAAAGACCGTAATTTATTAGCCGATGGTTTCCCAACGATGGAGATGTTGGCGAGCGTGAAAGCGGCAGCCGCTGGATAG
- a CDS encoding PAS domain-containing sensor histidine kinase, translating into MTGSETDFKSRQQFELDRFDELWKAAYLVVEDPQSTVVNRSDEFVKGLLKLAYSIFQVEMIGLRCAQTGDEFILHQGAFKKHQRDPAIGNAYWSEFNNKPEGCILSDFKEKRSANNEILLNISQKANYFACFPLKAYGDVEAHFFLAHSSEIQFKEAEIFQIKSIIDLLENMVSTCPEVLNSEKFALVRMEMARLKAIVESISGEVFILDTTQRGVIVANALVCKKLGYTRQELKSLTFLELCSIGPDELDRHISLLDSHDGQKITFETAFIRKDHSIYPVNVELTLDKNGQKPVLVIFAQDVSEHQNYPTQLEVMSAHHRSALAANMEMGFCVDVVFSPIGEFEDLIVKYADLGRYAFPGFSELDMMGQRVLATFPDVGKTGLVEKILPALDMDELLVFDHHYISPNFEEWFRVSVLKDGEKSLQIGLRGISDKKRRERALMELYELSADLDISTDEYLKKMLLAGRTALGMEYAFVCAIEGDNVRMECSSKDNDCAHELTYFPFEKTILSRIWPLDKAVFLSDIDLVSNLYEGEDISVRAYAAAPIFVQGDVVSFVSFISEQANKTEYDEFQIGIISVIARMISQRKTLDLAREELEKSRDELQLIFDNVPTSIWRKDRNHRYLKVNKSAADLVGMSVKDIVGLRPQDVFVNFDEKACLALDEQVLATGKAMLGVEVEGGLGPDTWESIDIIPVLGEGVENEGWLIISTDITRQKHAEMKLAVVVDELEAANKNLEQFNTVVSHDLKAPLRHMRMLSELLSLSVQPDSEAAEYAALIQENAVHGQAMVDSLNALSRVSRSELKRVPTDLRKTISMIEALLSDELEEVGGRIVVNPLPSIDVDAELVLNLFQNLIENSMKYRSDASPVITIGVDTESKVPVFFVQDNGLGIKPDYSQEIFQIFTRVHESASPPKGDGVGLSICRRIIERHGGKIWLDEDYTGGARFKFTFAAS; encoded by the coding sequence ATGACGGGTTCTGAAACAGATTTCAAGTCTAGACAGCAGTTCGAACTCGATCGATTTGACGAGTTATGGAAGGCTGCATATCTAGTCGTAGAAGATCCACAATCTACAGTAGTTAATAGGTCTGATGAATTCGTAAAAGGTCTATTGAAACTAGCATACAGCATATTTCAGGTTGAGATGATAGGTCTTCGGTGCGCGCAAACCGGAGATGAATTTATACTTCATCAAGGCGCGTTTAAAAAACACCAACGTGATCCGGCCATCGGGAATGCATATTGGTCTGAGTTTAACAATAAGCCAGAAGGGTGCATTCTTTCTGATTTTAAGGAAAAACGCTCAGCCAACAATGAAATTTTGCTTAATATTTCGCAGAAGGCCAACTATTTTGCCTGTTTCCCACTCAAAGCATATGGAGATGTGGAGGCACATTTTTTTCTAGCGCATTCCTCAGAAATACAATTTAAAGAAGCTGAAATATTTCAAATTAAATCAATTATTGATCTCTTGGAAAACATGGTGTCGACATGTCCAGAGGTCTTGAATTCAGAAAAATTTGCTTTGGTGCGCATGGAAATGGCGCGTTTGAAAGCGATTGTAGAAAGCATATCTGGCGAAGTATTCATTCTCGATACAACCCAAAGGGGGGTAATTGTCGCAAATGCTTTGGTATGTAAAAAACTTGGATATACGCGTCAGGAATTAAAGAGTTTAACATTTTTGGAGCTATGTTCCATCGGTCCTGACGAGTTGGATAGACATATTTCCCTGCTAGATTCCCATGATGGGCAAAAAATTACTTTTGAAACGGCCTTTATTCGGAAAGATCATTCTATTTATCCAGTGAATGTTGAGCTGACACTGGATAAAAATGGTCAAAAGCCAGTTTTAGTTATTTTTGCTCAAGATGTTTCTGAACACCAAAATTATCCAACTCAATTGGAGGTGATGAGTGCACATCATCGTTCGGCTCTAGCAGCGAATATGGAGATGGGATTTTGCGTAGATGTTGTGTTTTCACCAATTGGAGAATTTGAAGACTTAATCGTCAAATACGCCGATTTGGGGCGATATGCATTTCCTGGTTTTTCTGAGCTCGATATGATGGGACAGAGAGTGTTAGCAACCTTCCCTGATGTCGGAAAGACTGGGTTGGTGGAGAAGATTTTACCGGCGCTAGATATGGATGAATTGCTGGTATTTGATCACCACTATATTTCCCCCAATTTTGAAGAATGGTTTCGTGTTTCAGTGTTGAAGGATGGTGAGAAGTCTTTGCAAATTGGTTTGCGTGGGATTTCTGATAAGAAGCGCCGCGAACGGGCTTTAATGGAACTATATGAACTTTCGGCTGATTTGGATATTTCGACAGATGAATATTTGAAGAAAATGCTTCTCGCCGGACGAACTGCGCTGGGAATGGAGTATGCTTTCGTTTGTGCTATTGAGGGTGACAATGTTCGAATGGAGTGCAGTAGCAAAGATAATGATTGTGCGCATGAGCTAACATATTTTCCATTTGAAAAGACTATTTTATCTAGAATCTGGCCTCTGGATAAGGCTGTTTTTCTATCAGATATAGATTTGGTGTCGAATTTGTATGAAGGCGAAGACATATCTGTCCGCGCTTACGCTGCGGCACCAATATTTGTGCAAGGTGATGTGGTCTCTTTTGTATCTTTTATATCAGAGCAGGCAAATAAAACCGAATATGATGAGTTTCAGATTGGGATAATTTCAGTCATCGCCCGCATGATTTCTCAACGGAAAACGTTAGATCTTGCGCGTGAGGAACTTGAAAAAAGCCGTGATGAATTGCAGCTGATTTTTGACAATGTGCCGACTTCTATCTGGAGAAAAGATAGAAATCACAGGTATCTGAAGGTCAATAAATCAGCCGCTGATCTGGTCGGCATGTCAGTGAAGGATATTGTTGGCCTACGGCCGCAAGATGTTTTTGTGAATTTTGATGAGAAGGCATGCCTTGCACTGGACGAACAAGTCCTTGCGACAGGAAAAGCAATGCTTGGTGTTGAAGTTGAGGGAGGTCTGGGGCCAGATACTTGGGAAAGTATTGATATTATTCCGGTCTTGGGCGAAGGCGTTGAGAATGAGGGCTGGTTGATTATAAGTACTGACATCACCAGACAAAAACATGCAGAGATGAAGCTTGCTGTTGTGGTCGATGAATTAGAAGCAGCAAATAAAAATCTTGAACAATTTAATACTGTCGTTTCTCATGATTTGAAAGCGCCCTTGCGTCATATGAGAATGCTGTCCGAGCTGTTGTCATTAAGTGTTCAGCCCGATAGTGAGGCCGCAGAATATGCTGCGTTGATCCAAGAAAATGCAGTCCATGGTCAAGCCATGGTGGATTCTTTGAATGCATTATCGCGCGTATCTAGAAGTGAGCTGAAGCGAGTGCCAACTGATCTGCGTAAGACCATTTCTATGATAGAGGCCTTGTTAAGCGACGAGCTGGAGGAAGTGGGGGGTAGGATTGTGGTCAATCCGCTACCTTCTATTGATGTTGACGCAGAGTTGGTCTTGAATTTATTTCAGAATCTCATTGAAAATTCGATGAAATATCGCTCGGACGCATCGCCTGTTATCACAATTGGGGTGGATACGGAATCCAAAGTACCTGTGTTCTTTGTGCAGGACAATGGATTGGGGATTAAGCCGGATTATAGTCAGGAAATCTTTCAGATATTTACACGCGTACATGAATCCGCTTCTCCACCAAAGGGAGATGGTGTTGGTCTATCCATTTGCCGCAGAATTATTGAACGTCATGGCGGTAAGATTTGGTTGGATGAAGATTATACTGGCGGCGCACGGTTTAAATTTACCTTTGCAGCTTCCTGA
- the motA gene encoding flagellar motor stator protein MotA — MFQIIGLLVVFGMVFGGFALAGGHFDVIIKAAPFEMMMIGGAGVGSFLISNSMGTIKGAMGGFGKALSGPKWKAKDYQDLLTLLFVLTKTMKTKGVVAIEPHIENPKDSSIFQNYPKILKDHFACDLICDTLRMMTMNMDDPHQVEDAIEKQIEKHHSEAHGAAHAVQNLADAFPALGIVAAVLGIIKTMGAISQPPEYLGKLIGSALVGTFLGIFIAYGIVGPFAARMGEVLDEEGQFYKIIKDVLVSHLHGNAAQISVELGRGSVPTSCQPSFTQMEEALNAAPQI; from the coding sequence ATGTTTCAGATCATAGGCCTACTCGTTGTGTTCGGCATGGTCTTCGGTGGGTTTGCGCTTGCCGGTGGTCATTTCGACGTGATCATTAAGGCGGCCCCGTTCGAGATGATGATGATTGGTGGTGCCGGTGTTGGTTCCTTTCTAATCTCAAACTCGATGGGAACAATCAAAGGTGCGATGGGTGGTTTTGGTAAAGCTCTGTCGGGTCCAAAGTGGAAAGCCAAAGATTATCAGGATCTTTTAACGCTGCTCTTTGTGTTGACCAAGACGATGAAAACCAAGGGGGTTGTGGCGATTGAGCCTCATATTGAAAACCCCAAAGATTCAAGCATATTTCAAAATTATCCCAAGATCCTGAAGGATCATTTCGCTTGTGATCTTATCTGTGACACGCTGCGCATGATGACGATGAATATGGATGATCCGCATCAGGTGGAAGATGCTATCGAAAAACAGATTGAGAAACATCATAGTGAGGCGCATGGCGCGGCACATGCTGTTCAAAACCTCGCCGATGCATTTCCGGCTTTGGGTATTGTTGCGGCGGTGCTTGGTATTATTAAAACAATGGGTGCGATCTCTCAGCCACCTGAATATTTGGGTAAATTGATTGGTTCTGCGCTTGTGGGGACATTCCTCGGTATCTTTATCGCTTATGGTATTGTGGGCCCGTTTGCGGCGCGTATGGGCGAGGTGTTGGATGAAGAAGGTCAGTTCTACAAGATCATCAAGGATGTGCTAGTCTCTCACCTACACGGTAATGCGGCTCAGATTTCAGTTGAGCTAGGGCGTGGATCTGTTCCGACATCATGTCAGCCTTCATTCACTCAAATGGAAGAAGCTCTAAACGCTGCGCCTCAGATTTAA
- the pspB gene encoding envelope stress response membrane protein PspB codes for MDEDILIPIIAILSIFVIFPGMCMHYFTMWRSNKGLSADDERMLEDLWRSARTMERRIETIEKLIEPEGPEKAPRRPRSDFRDLDG; via the coding sequence ATGGACGAAGATATCCTCATCCCGATTATCGCAATCCTGTCGATATTCGTGATCTTCCCCGGCATGTGCATGCATTACTTTACAATGTGGCGCAGCAATAAAGGCCTCTCAGCAGATGACGAGAGAATGCTGGAAGATTTATGGCGTTCCGCCCGCACAATGGAGCGCCGCATCGAAACAATAGAAAAGCTGATCGAACCAGAGGGGCCTGAAAAAGCCCCTCGCCGCCCCAGAAGCGATTTTCGCGACCTCGACGGTTAA
- the mnmC gene encoding FAD-dependent 5-carboxymethylaminomethyl-2-thiouridine(34) oxidoreductase MnmC, translated as MSENMFKSKRLPPRPELYWQEDGVPRDQINDDVYFSVSNGLEETREVFFRGCGLVDRWQAMRAGISASNTFTIGELGFGTGLNIAALRQLWREHRPNPQARLEVISFEGRLMRVEDAKTALSVWPELASDVQTLLSLWPVRAKGVQRLCLDFGMSLLIVQDEIEPALKNTAFKADAWFLDGFSPAKNPEMWSSEVMAQIALHSAPECVVGTYTVAGHVRRALAAGGFEVSKQPGFGTKRERMQAIYPTLPKPEIYCDPLLLNTERACPASVIVIGAGIMGACMAQAFHERGCDVTVLDKGEGIEEGASANPLGLVAPRLDGADTPQARLLIDAYLAAIAFYKTQNIGAWPVDTAHFSSSNEEIGRHAKIKDDPPLDTDLLGVLEDEGRQMGLNYLSSMAVSPVDVRSQLLKDINVVWNTKITSIGAVDGAQRCVTAIRDGQVFEYEADLVVIAAGMGIADLAGGEGLPLRGRGGQLEYAQYDGPDFARSKGHYVVGANGKIVFGATYQDSDGKAPEASDAARAENMLALDVLAPELKEKILSGKVQSATAVRAATPDQLPFAGRLPEFAAYRAHYGEDLRTGRALKPIDGQGFKALYQRGMYAAGGLGSRGLTWAPFLAQIIVADAFGGPVPTGADSRELIAPARFFMRQLKREKPKKD; from the coding sequence ATGTCAGAAAATATGTTCAAATCAAAACGTCTTCCGCCTCGACCCGAATTATATTGGCAAGAGGATGGAGTTCCGCGTGATCAGATCAATGATGATGTGTATTTTAGCGTATCTAATGGGTTGGAAGAAACACGCGAGGTTTTTTTTAGAGGGTGTGGATTAGTTGATCGCTGGCAAGCCATGAGGGCGGGGATAAGTGCATCAAATACCTTCACAATTGGAGAGCTGGGATTTGGCACGGGGCTAAATATTGCGGCGCTGCGTCAGCTGTGGCGAGAGCATCGTCCCAATCCGCAGGCAAGGCTGGAAGTGATCAGTTTTGAAGGGCGCTTAATGCGGGTTGAGGATGCAAAAACTGCGCTTTCAGTGTGGCCAGAGTTAGCATCTGATGTGCAAACACTGCTGAGTTTGTGGCCAGTTCGTGCGAAGGGAGTGCAGAGACTCTGTCTAGATTTTGGTATGTCACTGTTGATTGTTCAAGATGAGATTGAACCGGCGTTAAAAAATACAGCTTTTAAAGCCGATGCCTGGTTTTTGGATGGATTTTCGCCAGCAAAAAATCCAGAAATGTGGTCTTCAGAGGTGATGGCGCAAATTGCCCTACATTCAGCGCCTGAATGTGTTGTTGGCACCTATACCGTGGCGGGACATGTTAGAAGGGCACTCGCTGCGGGTGGTTTTGAGGTTTCCAAACAGCCCGGATTTGGCACGAAACGCGAAAGAATGCAGGCAATTTATCCAACACTGCCCAAGCCTGAGATATATTGTGATCCATTGCTGCTGAACACCGAACGAGCGTGTCCTGCTAGCGTGATTGTGATTGGGGCCGGAATTATGGGGGCATGCATGGCGCAGGCTTTCCATGAACGCGGCTGTGATGTGACGGTTTTGGATAAGGGGGAAGGTATAGAAGAAGGCGCGAGCGCAAATCCGCTTGGTTTGGTTGCACCAAGACTGGATGGCGCAGATACGCCGCAAGCAAGGCTTTTGATTGATGCCTATCTTGCTGCCATTGCCTTTTACAAGACGCAAAATATTGGCGCATGGCCTGTGGATACGGCGCATTTTTCAAGTTCGAATGAAGAGATTGGGCGACATGCGAAGATAAAAGATGATCCGCCATTGGATACTGATTTACTTGGTGTTTTGGAAGATGAGGGCAGGCAGATGGGTCTGAATTATCTTTCTTCTATGGCGGTTTCACCTGTGGATGTGCGGTCGCAATTGCTCAAAGATATCAATGTTGTCTGGAATACGAAAATCACCTCGATTGGTGCGGTAGATGGCGCACAACGATGTGTGACGGCGATACGTGATGGGCAGGTCTTTGAATATGAGGCGGATCTTGTTGTCATCGCGGCAGGCATGGGGATAGCTGATCTTGCGGGCGGCGAGGGGCTGCCATTGCGCGGACGCGGCGGCCAATTGGAATATGCGCAATATGATGGCCCTGACTTTGCGCGGTCAAAGGGGCATTATGTTGTGGGTGCGAATGGTAAAATCGTATTTGGGGCCACCTATCAAGATAGTGATGGGAAAGCGCCAGAAGCGAGTGATGCCGCGCGGGCGGAGAATATGCTTGCGCTGGATGTGTTGGCACCAGAACTCAAAGAAAAAATTCTCTCTGGGAAGGTCCAATCTGCAACGGCTGTGCGCGCGGCAACGCCGGATCAATTGCCTTTTGCGGGGCGATTGCCGGAATTTGCAGCCTATCGAGCGCATTATGGTGAGGATCTGCGGACAGGAAGAGCCTTGAAACCTATAGATGGGCAAGGTTTCAAGGCGCTTTATCAGCGGGGTATGTATGCAGCGGGGGGCTTAGGGTCGCGCGGGCTGACATGGGCACCATTTCTGGCGCAGATAATCGTCGCCGATGCATTTGGGGGGCCAGTTCCAACTGGGGCTGACAGTCGAGAACTCATTGCACCGGCGCGGTTTTTTATGCGTCAATTGAAGCGTGAAAAACCGAAAAAAGATTAG
- a CDS encoding tetratricopeptide repeat protein has protein sequence MSGLADSPIGPAQKLLDKLAVAKTEHEANYLYEDIIAAWLNSGGPTVDILMERGIDAHSQDNLALARDMFDRVILIEPDIAEAWYRRGVVFYLDGKYDQAILDFEQALELEPRHFEAWLGLAAIFEAVEHREAALNAYRQVLKLFPHSRHAKQSVARLEPLIEGRAL, from the coding sequence TTGAGTGGTCTAGCAGACTCCCCTATTGGCCCCGCCCAAAAACTGCTTGATAAGCTGGCCGTAGCCAAAACCGAACATGAAGCAAACTATCTCTACGAAGATATTATTGCCGCTTGGCTCAACTCAGGTGGTCCAACAGTCGATATTTTGATGGAACGAGGCATAGATGCTCACAGTCAAGACAATCTCGCCCTCGCAAGAGATATGTTTGACCGCGTTATTCTTATCGAACCTGATATTGCTGAAGCTTGGTATCGTCGCGGCGTCGTTTTTTATCTTGATGGAAAATACGATCAGGCGATCCTTGATTTTGAACAGGCGCTAGAGTTAGAGCCACGCCACTTTGAAGCATGGCTGGGATTGGCCGCAATTTTTGAAGCCGTCGAACATAGAGAAGCCGCGTTAAACGCTTACCGACAAGTGCTAAAACTTTTCCCTCACTCACGCCACGCAAAACAATCAGTCGCCCGATTAGAACCATTAATCGAAGGTCGAGCGCTCTAG
- the ykgO gene encoding type B 50S ribosomal protein L36, with the protein MKVRSSLKSLKNRHKDCKVVRRKGRVYVINKTDPRFKAKQG; encoded by the coding sequence ATGAAAGTTAGAAGCTCTCTTAAGTCTCTTAAGAACCGTCACAAAGACTGTAAAGTCGTGCGCCGTAAAGGTCGCGTCTACGTGATCAACAAAACAGACCCTCGCTTTAAAGCGAAGCAAGGCTAA
- a CDS encoding HAD family hydrolase: protein MTDQIVLFDLGNVVVDWDPTRLYRQLLASQEEAERFYREVCTLEWHTHHDRGVDMQENAARLIEAHPDKAELIRAWRTGWLEMFHGYVHGVPEIIQELIEQSTPIYALTNFPAEKWEETAQAFPVLQAFKDVIISGVEKMVKPDPRIYELTLKRLGSPIPSSIIFFDDRQDNIDAAKRAGITSFLFTDAQTMRQDLEKTGILTK from the coding sequence ATGACAGACCAGATTGTTCTCTTCGATCTGGGAAATGTTGTTGTGGACTGGGATCCAACACGCCTTTATCGGCAATTACTCGCCTCGCAGGAAGAAGCTGAACGCTTCTACCGCGAGGTTTGTACGCTTGAATGGCACACACATCACGACCGTGGTGTGGACATGCAAGAAAATGCTGCACGTCTGATAGAAGCTCATCCTGACAAAGCAGAACTTATCCGTGCATGGCGAACCGGTTGGCTTGAAATGTTTCACGGATATGTCCACGGCGTTCCTGAAATTATTCAAGAACTTATAGAACAATCTACGCCTATTTATGCCCTGACAAATTTTCCGGCTGAAAAATGGGAAGAAACAGCTCAAGCATTCCCTGTGCTTCAAGCGTTTAAAGATGTTATTATTTCCGGCGTTGAGAAAATGGTCAAACCAGACCCACGCATTTATGAACTCACACTAAAACGCTTGGGCTCACCTATACCATCCAGCATTATTTTCTTTGATGATCGCCAAGATAATATTGATGCAGCCAAACGTGCAGGCATCACCTCTTTCTTATTCACGGATGCGCAAACTATGCGCCAAGACCTTGAAAAAACCGGCATTCTTACAAAATAG
- the pspA gene encoding phage shock protein PspA, with protein MGIFSRFGDIINSNLNAMLDKAEDPEKIARLIIQEMEDTLVEVRTAAARTMADKKELQREMRELQIVRDDWSAKAELAIEKDREDLARGALSAKQRAEREIESRKSALAAVDDAAAKRQDDLGKLQAKLEEAKTKHRALMVRRQAAEERIKVRSRIDDSKVDDALHRYAAVERKVDELEAYADTYDLKSKTLESEFADLEASESVELELAAMKARKKSGSDN; from the coding sequence ATGGGAATTTTTTCTCGCTTTGGAGACATCATAAACTCAAATCTGAACGCCATGCTCGACAAGGCTGAAGACCCTGAGAAAATCGCACGTCTAATCATTCAAGAAATGGAAGACACACTTGTAGAAGTCCGCACAGCCGCAGCCCGCACAATGGCAGACAAAAAAGAACTTCAACGCGAAATGCGTGAACTTCAAATTGTCCGCGATGACTGGTCTGCAAAAGCAGAACTCGCAATCGAAAAAGACCGCGAAGACCTTGCACGTGGCGCTCTCTCAGCGAAACAACGCGCCGAACGCGAAATCGAAAGCCGCAAATCAGCCCTTGCTGCAGTCGATGATGCCGCCGCAAAACGTCAGGATGATCTTGGCAAACTTCAAGCCAAACTTGAAGAAGCTAAAACCAAGCACCGCGCTTTGATGGTCCGCCGCCAAGCAGCTGAAGAACGCATCAAAGTTCGCTCACGCATTGATGATTCAAAAGTTGATGACGCATTGCACCGCTACGCAGCAGTTGAGCGCAAAGTCGATGAATTAGAAGCTTATGCCGACACATACGACCTCAAAAGCAAAACACTTGAAAGTGAATTTGCAGACCTTGAGGCCTCAGAAAGTGTCGAATTGGAATTAGCCGCCATGAAAGCGCGCAAGAAATCAGGATCGGATAACTAA